In Clostridium sporogenes, one genomic interval encodes:
- a CDS encoding sugar transferase, with product MEFKMPIIDVEKDIKSKKVQFVIKRFSDIILSLIGIIVLSPIYLILFLWIKLDSKGPALFKQVRVGKDNKDFVIYKFRTMVVDAEKKKKIDLEIEDISNFVFQSKSDNRITKAGKFLRKTSLDEIPQLFNVLKGNMTLVGPRPEIPDVVKHYPKEYAQRLLVTPGITGLAQVNGRGEIELSKTVYYDLTYIKNFSVWYDIKILFQTVFKVFKNEGAF from the coding sequence ATGGAGTTTAAAATGCCAATTATAGACGTAGAAAAAGATATAAAAAGTAAAAAAGTACAATTTGTTATAAAGAGATTTTCAGACATAATACTATCCTTAATAGGAATAATTGTACTATCTCCAATATATTTAATTCTATTTTTATGGATAAAATTAGATTCAAAGGGACCAGCCTTATTTAAACAAGTTAGGGTTGGAAAAGATAATAAAGATTTTGTGATATATAAGTTTAGAACAATGGTAGTGGATGCAGAAAAAAAGAAGAAAATAGATTTGGAAATAGAGGATATATCTAACTTTGTTTTTCAAAGCAAAAGTGATAATAGAATTACAAAGGCAGGAAAATTTTTAAGAAAAACTAGTTTAGATGAAATACCTCAATTATTTAATGTTTTAAAAGGAAATATGACTTTAGTAGGCCCAAGACCAGAAATTCCAGATGTAGTTAAACATTATCCAAAAGAGTATGCTCAAAGGTTGCTAGTAACTCCAGGGATAACAGGATTAGCACAAGTTAATGGACGTGGAGAAATAGAGCTCTCTAAAACTGTTTATTATGATTTAACCTACATAAAGAATTTTTCAGTTTGGTATGATATAAAAATATTATTTCAAACAGTATTTAAAGTCTTTAAAAATGAAGGGGCTTTTTGA
- a CDS encoding WecB/TagA/CpsF family glycosyltransferase, with the protein MKTEMLGYSIFNGSKEELLNIIDKYKKANIISGNPEVLYNGLNNEELFKNFTDKNSIIIPDGVGVVLASKIIKNPVKEKIAGIELMDAILKKCNENGKAVYLLGTTEDVLKECERKLLIKYRNLNIVGKHNGFFDMDDCKDILEDIKESKPYALFIAMGCPRQEKFISKYMDELPCKVYMGVGGSFDVFAGKVKRAPRWMINCNLEWLYRVVKEPYRIKRLASIPKFLLKVVLNKRSY; encoded by the coding sequence ATGAAAACTGAAATGTTAGGATATAGTATATTTAATGGTAGTAAGGAAGAGCTTTTAAATATAATAGATAAATATAAAAAAGCTAATATAATTTCTGGTAATCCAGAAGTTTTATATAATGGACTAAATAATGAGGAGTTATTCAAAAACTTTACAGATAAAAATTCTATAATTATACCGGATGGAGTAGGAGTTGTTCTAGCTTCAAAAATTATAAAAAATCCTGTAAAAGAAAAGATTGCAGGGATTGAATTAATGGATGCGATATTGAAAAAGTGTAATGAGAATGGTAAAGCTGTTTATTTGTTAGGAACGACGGAAGATGTATTAAAGGAATGTGAAAGAAAGTTATTAATAAAATATAGAAACTTAAATATTGTAGGTAAGCACAATGGTTTTTTTGACATGGATGATTGTAAAGATATATTAGAAGATATTAAAGAGTCAAAGCCTTATGCTTTATTTATAGCTATGGGATGTCCAAGGCAGGAAAAATTTATAAGTAAATATATGGATGAACTTCCTTGTAAGGTTTATATGGGGGTAGGAGGAAGTTTTGATGTATTTGCGGGAAAAGTAAAAAGAGCACCTAGATGGATGATAAATTGTAATTTAGAGTGGTTATATAGAGTAGTTAAAGAGCCTTATAGAATAAAAAGATTAGCATCTATACCTAAGTTCTTATTAAAAGTGGTGTTGAATAAAAGAAGTTATTAG
- the pdaA gene encoding delta-lactam-biosynthetic de-N-acetylase: MNKKVISCVLASSFLLCSCNLSTSNQKFNAGLDENNKKIEENNIKDKSKDTEAQIKNNINDENNIKNDKDEKKDTSTSSNINKFKDESNTSSKEKDWFFKPSKNNEPATIPEDMENDLNKYSGYFLGDISKKHLYLTFDEGYENGYTGQILDTLKENKVKAAFFVTAPYIKQNKDLIKRMVDEGHLVCNHSDHHPSMASAALKGKESFKKEFTVVEDLYKDITKKDMPKFFRPPMGKYSELSLKYTEDLGYKSIFWSFAYYDWDRDKQPSPEKGKEKILNGVHNGSIILLHAVSKTNTEILDSVLKELKNDGYEFKTLEDLPKK; encoded by the coding sequence ATGAACAAAAAAGTTATTTCTTGTGTTTTAGCTTCTTCTTTTTTATTATGCTCTTGTAATTTAAGTACTTCCAACCAAAAATTTAATGCAGGCTTAGATGAAAATAATAAAAAGATAGAAGAAAACAATATAAAAGATAAATCCAAAGATACTGAAGCTCAAATTAAAAATAATATTAATGATGAAAACAATATTAAGAATGATAAAGATGAGAAAAAGGATACTAGTACTAGCAGTAATATAAATAAATTTAAAGATGAATCTAATACATCCTCTAAAGAAAAAGATTGGTTCTTTAAGCCTAGTAAAAATAATGAACCTGCTACTATACCAGAGGATATGGAAAATGATCTTAATAAATATTCTGGATATTTTCTTGGTGATATCTCTAAAAAGCATTTATATCTTACCTTTGATGAAGGCTATGAAAATGGTTATACTGGGCAAATATTAGATACATTAAAAGAAAATAAAGTTAAGGCAGCTTTCTTTGTAACTGCACCTTATATAAAACAAAACAAAGACTTAATAAAAAGAATGGTTGATGAAGGTCATTTAGTTTGTAATCATTCTGATCATCATCCTTCTATGGCCTCTGCAGCCCTAAAGGGTAAAGAAAGCTTTAAAAAAGAATTTACTGTAGTAGAAGATTTATATAAAGATATTACAAAAAAAGATATGCCTAAATTTTTTAGGCCACCTATGGGTAAATACAGTGAATTATCCTTAAAATATACAGAAGACTTAGGTTATAAAAGTATATTTTGGAGTTTTGCCTATTATGATTGGGATAGAGATAAACAACCTTCTCCTGAAAAAGGTAAAGAAAAAATATTAAATGGGGTTCATAATGGAAGTATCATTCTACTACATGCAGTTTCTAAAACAAATACTGAAATATTGGATTCTGTATTAAAGGAACTAAAAAATGATGGGTATGAATTTAAAACTTTAGAAGATTTGCCTAAAAAATAG
- a CDS encoding Eco57I restriction-modification methylase domain-containing protein produces the protein MNAFKDNIEKIFNILISPINSIYKYQAINNFKHKLSIGKNENISLKYYEFIKGKKETGVIYTPKQISNYMIENTISKKDIINNPFIKILDPSCGCGNILIPCFFYLKNIFKENLQEINKKNNISLKEQYINKHILDNNLYGFDIDSIAIKILIIDLFYLTGYYNNNNFKKKDFLIEDINNNFDVYIGNPPYVGHKSVDKEYSMLLKEKYGHIYKDKGDISYCFFINALNYSNINSKITFITSRYFMESKSGYNLRKYLKENCNIYKILDFYGIRPFKGAGIDPAIIFIDRSISNKVEIIKPCKYEKVEMDLFFKQEDKYENFYVHNSELKQDGWVLIDNISRDIINKIENKAHKTLKEICISYQGIITGCDKAFIVNENTIEKENLEKSIIKPWIKSSYINRGKIDFRDSFIIYSDLIENVDKYPNIIKHIEKYKDKLENRRECKKKVRKWYELQWGRNLNIFEEKKIIFPYKASKNKFYLDKKGTYFSADIYALTINKEEPIDYNSLLIILNSDIYEFYFKTFGKKLGGSLYEYYPNTLMKLKMPMIKINKEEDLYKYFNLNDNEIKFIQNKLLI, from the coding sequence ATGAATGCATTTAAAGATAATATCGAAAAAATTTTTAATATATTAATATCTCCTATAAATAGTATTTACAAATATCAAGCTATTAATAACTTTAAACATAAGTTATCTATTGGTAAAAATGAGAATATATCCTTAAAATATTATGAATTTATAAAGGGGAAAAAAGAAACTGGAGTTATATACACTCCAAAACAAATTTCTAATTATATGATAGAAAATACCATAAGTAAAAAGGATATAATAAATAATCCATTTATAAAAATATTAGACCCTTCTTGCGGTTGTGGAAATATTTTAATTCCTTGTTTTTTTTATTTAAAAAATATATTTAAGGAGAATTTACAAGAGATAAATAAAAAGAACAATATAAGTCTAAAAGAACAATATATAAACAAGCATATATTAGATAATAATTTATATGGTTTTGATATTGATTCAATAGCTATAAAAATATTGATAATAGATTTGTTTTATTTAACAGGATATTATAACAATAACAATTTTAAGAAAAAAGATTTTTTAATAGAAGATATAAATAATAATTTTGATGTATATATAGGTAATCCACCTTATGTTGGACATAAATCTGTAGATAAAGAATATTCGATGTTATTAAAAGAAAAATATGGACATATATACAAGGATAAGGGAGATATATCCTATTGTTTTTTTATTAATGCACTAAATTATTCTAACATAAATAGTAAAATAACCTTTATAACATCACGATATTTTATGGAGTCTAAAAGTGGGTATAATTTAAGGAAATACTTAAAAGAAAATTGCAATATATATAAGATATTAGATTTTTATGGTATAAGACCTTTTAAAGGGGCAGGTATAGACCCAGCTATAATATTTATAGATAGAAGTATTAGTAATAAAGTAGAAATTATAAAGCCTTGCAAATATGAAAAAGTAGAAATGGACTTATTTTTCAAACAGGAGGATAAGTATGAAAATTTTTATGTACATAATTCTGAATTAAAGCAAGATGGATGGGTTTTAATAGATAATATTAGCAGAGATATAATAAATAAAATAGAGAATAAAGCTCATAAAACTTTAAAGGAAATATGTATAAGTTATCAAGGTATCATTACGGGATGTGACAAGGCTTTTATAGTTAATGAAAATACTATAGAAAAGGAAAATTTAGAAAAAAGCATAATAAAACCTTGGATAAAAAGCAGTTATATAAATAGAGGAAAAATTGATTTTAGAGATAGCTTTATAATATATTCGGATTTAATAGAAAATGTAGATAAATATCCTAATATAATAAAGCATATTGAAAAATATAAGGATAAGTTAGAAAATAGGCGAGAATGCAAAAAAAAGGTGAGAAAGTGGTATGAATTGCAGTGGGGAAGAAATCTGAACATATTTGAAGAAAAAAAAATAATATTTCCCTATAAGGCCAGCAAAAATAAGTTTTATCTAGACAAAAAAGGAACATATTTTAGTGCAGATATATATGCTTTAACTATAAATAAAGAAGAGCCTATAGATTATAATAGTTTATTGATTATTTTAAACAGTGATATATATGAGTTTTATTTTAAAACTTTTGGCAAAAAATTAGGTGGTAGTTTATATGAGTATTATCCTAATACATTAATGAAATTAAAAATGCCAATGATTAAGATAAATAAAGAAGAGGATTTATATAAATATTTTAATTTAAATGATAATGAAATAAAATTTATACAAAATAAGTTGTTAATTTAG
- the speE gene encoding polyamine aminopropyltransferase: protein MDMWLKENQISYPVLHYKFTKTLLNKKTPFQELTIVQSKTLGNILLLDGIVQTTEKDEYVYHEMITHIPLFTHPNPKKVLVVSGGDGGTIREVLKHPSVEKAVLCEIDEEVIKASKEFLSTISCALDNPKCEIFIGDGIKYVHEHKNEFDIIIVDSTDPFGAAEGLFGGSFYKEIYQTLTAEGIFVAQTETPFYLPEVVKKVYDDAKTVFPITNLFMASIPTYPSGYWSFTLGSKKLDPTVADLSNTIDIETKYYTKA from the coding sequence ATGGATATGTGGCTTAAAGAAAATCAAATAAGCTATCCTGTGTTGCACTATAAATTTACAAAAACTTTATTAAATAAAAAAACCCCTTTTCAAGAACTAACCATAGTACAATCAAAAACTCTAGGAAATATACTTTTATTAGATGGTATAGTTCAAACTACTGAAAAAGATGAATATGTTTATCATGAAATGATAACCCATATCCCTCTCTTTACTCATCCAAATCCAAAAAAAGTATTAGTTGTAAGTGGTGGAGATGGTGGTACTATAAGAGAAGTATTAAAACACCCATCTGTAGAAAAAGCAGTGTTATGCGAAATAGATGAAGAAGTTATAAAAGCTTCTAAAGAATTTCTTTCTACAATTAGCTGTGCTTTAGATAATCCTAAATGTGAAATTTTTATTGGTGATGGTATAAAATACGTACATGAACATAAGAATGAGTTTGATATTATAATAGTAGATTCTACAGATCCTTTTGGCGCTGCTGAAGGATTGTTTGGTGGAAGCTTCTATAAGGAAATATATCAAACTCTTACTGCTGAAGGAATATTTGTAGCTCAAACAGAAACTCCTTTTTACCTACCAGAAGTAGTAAAAAAAGTTTATGATGATGCCAAAACTGTATTCCCAATAACAAACTTATTTATGGCGTCTATCCCAACATACCCAAGCGGGTATTGGAGTTTTACCCTAGGTTCTAAAAAATTAGATCCAACTGTAGCTGATCTTTCAAATACTATAGATATAGAAACTAAATATTATACAAAAGCTTAA
- the spoIIAA gene encoding anti-sigma F factor antagonist, which produces MYLKFDKKADKLIVTMTGELDHHSAEEVRNIIDDRLDRENLNKLILDFSKVNFMDSSGIGVVIGRYKKLSLRDGKVCLTNVQEAVRRIFELSGMFKIVNLYDSVDEAVENL; this is translated from the coding sequence ATGTATTTAAAATTTGATAAAAAAGCAGACAAACTTATAGTAACTATGACAGGAGAATTAGATCATCATAGTGCAGAAGAAGTTAGAAATATAATTGACGATAGGTTAGATAGAGAAAATTTAAATAAATTAATATTAGATTTTAGTAAAGTTAACTTTATGGATAGTTCAGGTATAGGAGTAGTTATAGGAAGATATAAAAAATTATCATTGAGGGATGGAAAGGTATGTCTAACTAATGTACAAGAAGCAGTAAGAAGAATATTTGAACTTTCAGGTATGTTTAAAATAGTAAATCTTTATGACAGTGTGGATGAAGCCGTAGAAAACTTATAA
- the spoIIAB gene encoding anti-sigma F factor, producing the protein MYENKMKIEFLSKSENESFARVSVAAFISQLDPTIDEITDVKTAVSEAVTNSIIHGYENSKKELISIESEIKGREVTVTISDNGDGIDNIELARQPLYTSRPDLERSGMGFTVMETFMDSLQVHSEKGKGTKIIMKKVFK; encoded by the coding sequence ATGTATGAAAACAAAATGAAAATAGAATTTTTAAGTAAGTCAGAAAATGAAAGTTTTGCTAGAGTATCAGTAGCGGCGTTTATATCACAGTTAGATCCTACGATAGATGAGATAACAGATGTTAAAACAGCTGTATCAGAGGCAGTTACTAATTCAATAATACATGGATATGAAAACAGCAAAAAGGAACTAATATCTATTGAAAGTGAAATAAAAGGAAGAGAAGTTACAGTAACAATTTCAGATAATGGTGATGGCATAGATAATATAGAATTAGCTAGACAACCATTATATACTTCAAGACCAGATTTAGAAAGATCAGGTATGGGATTTACGGTAATGGAAACATTCATGGATAGTCTTCAAGTTCATTCAGAAAAGGGCAAGGGAACTAAAATAATTATGAAAAAAGTTTTTAAATAA
- the sigF gene encoding RNA polymerase sporulation sigma factor SigF, whose translation MNSERVIMETKSFEDNMELMEKARSGNKEALDKLVEVNLPLVSAISKKFLNRGYEYDDIFQIGCIGLVKAINNFETKYNVKFSTYAVPMIMGEIKRFLRDDGIIKVSRSIKTAAKKLHYDKEKLCKELNREPTIEELSQFSGYTVDEILMATESSSSPQYLYDVIHQDDGAPVLLIDKISENTEEDNKIIDNIALKEALKNLDIKSRQIIILRYFKDKTQIEVAKQLGISQVQVSRIEKKVLKLMKEKLTV comes from the coding sequence ATGAATAGTGAAAGGGTAATCATGGAAACTAAAAGTTTTGAAGACAACATGGAACTTATGGAAAAGGCAAGATCTGGGAACAAAGAAGCTTTAGATAAATTAGTAGAAGTAAATTTACCTTTAGTTTCAGCAATAAGTAAAAAATTTTTAAATAGAGGATATGAATATGACGATATATTTCAGATAGGATGCATTGGTTTAGTAAAGGCTATAAATAATTTTGAAACAAAATATAATGTAAAATTCTCAACCTATGCAGTTCCTATGATAATGGGAGAAATAAAGAGATTCTTAAGGGATGATGGAATAATAAAAGTAAGTAGAAGTATAAAAACAGCGGCAAAAAAATTACATTATGATAAAGAAAAGCTTTGTAAAGAATTAAATAGAGAACCTACTATAGAAGAATTATCACAGTTTTCAGGATATACTGTAGATGAAATATTAATGGCTACAGAGTCATCAAGTTCTCCTCAATATTTATATGATGTTATACATCAAGATGATGGAGCACCAGTTTTACTTATTGATAAAATAAGTGAAAATACAGAGGAAGATAATAAAATTATAGATAATATAGCATTAAAAGAGGCTCTTAAAAATTTAGATATTAAGTCAAGGCAAATAATAATACTAAGATACTTTAAAGATAAAACTCAAATAGAAGTAGCTAAACAATTAGGAATAAGTCAAGTACAAGTGTCAAGAATAGAAAAAAAAGTATTAAAATTAATGAAAGAAAAACTTACTGTATAA
- the spoVAC gene encoding stage V sporulation protein AC yields MALNEKKLRKDFDDLSPKVEPKPQIFKHCVSAFIVGGLICDVGQFFNNFFLNMGIPKDEVGTYVSIVMVFIGAFLTGIGVYDKIAKFAGAGSVVPITGFANSIVSPAMEFKKEGYVFGVAAKMFVIAGPVLVYGIGSSVIVGIIYFIMSKL; encoded by the coding sequence ATGGCATTAAATGAAAAAAAATTAAGAAAAGATTTTGATGATTTATCTCCTAAAGTAGAGCCGAAACCACAAATTTTTAAACATTGTGTAAGTGCTTTTATAGTGGGAGGTCTTATATGTGATGTAGGACAGTTTTTTAATAATTTTTTTTTGAATATGGGAATTCCAAAAGATGAAGTAGGAACTTATGTATCTATAGTAATGGTATTTATAGGTGCATTTTTAACAGGTATAGGAGTATATGATAAGATAGCCAAATTTGCCGGAGCAGGAAGTGTAGTACCTATAACTGGATTTGCCAATTCTATTGTATCGCCAGCTATGGAATTTAAGAAAGAAGGATATGTTTTTGGGGTAGCAGCCAAAATGTTTGTTATAGCTGGACCAGTTTTAGTTTATGGTATAGGCTCTTCAGTTATAGTAGGAATAATATACTTTATAATGAGTAAACTTTAA
- the spoVAD gene encoding stage V sporulation protein AD, translating into MNKKIGMQTLKLDSKPKIIATTSIVGPKEGEGPLKDYFDIVLKDDLFNQESFEKAESAMLSTAISDVIKKCNLKDKDIDMLCAGDLLNQTISSSFAARNLDIPFIGLYGACSTMTESLSVASMLMDGEFANYAVAATSSHFSAAERQFRFPLEYGAQRAPTSQWTVTGAGAMVLGKEGNYPCITYVTIGKVKDYGVKNADNMGSSMVPAAVATIYQHFKDTGRTPKDYDIIATGDLGKVGRELTEKLLLKHGYNIKDVYVDCGEIIFDNEKQDTEAGGSGCGCSAVVGCGYIYKNILSGKFKRALLVSTGALMSTTSSQQGESIPGIAHAVAIER; encoded by the coding sequence ATGAATAAAAAAATTGGCATGCAAACTTTAAAATTAGATAGTAAACCTAAAATAATAGCTACTACTAGTATAGTTGGTCCTAAAGAAGGAGAAGGGCCTTTAAAAGATTATTTTGATATAGTATTAAAAGATGATTTATTCAATCAGGAAAGCTTTGAGAAGGCAGAAAGTGCAATGTTATCTACTGCTATCTCAGATGTTATAAAAAAGTGTAATTTAAAGGATAAAGATATAGATATGTTATGTGCTGGAGATCTATTAAATCAAACTATATCTTCAAGTTTTGCAGCAAGAAATTTAGATATACCTTTTATAGGATTATATGGAGCTTGTTCTACAATGACAGAATCATTAAGTGTGGCATCTATGTTAATGGATGGAGAATTTGCAAATTATGCTGTAGCAGCTACTTCTTCACATTTTTCAGCAGCGGAAAGACAATTTAGATTTCCATTAGAATATGGAGCACAAAGAGCTCCAACTTCACAGTGGACAGTTACGGGAGCAGGTGCTATGGTTTTAGGTAAAGAAGGGAATTATCCCTGTATAACTTATGTAACTATAGGAAAAGTAAAGGATTATGGGGTTAAAAATGCAGACAATATGGGATCATCTATGGTGCCAGCAGCAGTAGCTACCATATATCAACATTTTAAGGATACAGGAAGAACTCCAAAAGATTATGATATTATTGCAACAGGTGATTTGGGCAAGGTCGGTAGAGAATTAACAGAAAAACTTTTATTAAAACATGGATATAATATAAAGGATGTATATGTAGATTGCGGAGAAATAATATTTGATAATGAAAAACAGGATACTGAGGCTGGTGGAAGTGGATGTGGATGTTCTGCAGTAGTAGGATGTGGGTACATATATAAAAATATATTAAGTGGTAAATTTAAGAGAGCTTTATTGGTTTCTACAGGCGCATTAATGAGTACCACATCATCACAGCAGGGAGAAAGTATACCAGGTATTGCCCATGCGGTTGCTATAGAAAGATAA
- the spoVAE gene encoding stage V sporulation protein AE, whose product MGYLSAFIVGGVICVIAQILMDTTQLTPARILVSFVTLGVILGALNIYGYIIDIGGAGATIPLPGFGYTLAKATIKEVKAKGLIGAFTGGIKGGAGGITAAIVFGYIMSLIFNPKTKE is encoded by the coding sequence ATGGGGTATTTAAGTGCTTTCATAGTAGGTGGAGTAATTTGTGTTATAGCCCAAATATTAATGGACACTACTCAATTGACTCCTGCAAGAATTTTAGTGAGTTTTGTTACGTTAGGTGTTATATTAGGAGCCTTAAATATATATGGTTATATTATAGATATAGGAGGAGCAGGAGCTACAATACCGCTACCAGGCTTTGGATATACATTAGCTAAAGCTACTATAAAAGAAGTTAAAGCTAAAGGATTAATAGGTGCTTTTACAGGAGGAATAAAAGGTGGGGCAGGAGGAATAACTGCTGCCATTGTATTTGGATATATAATGTCTTTAATATTTAATCCTAAAACAAAAGAATAA